AGTGCAAAGGATCTCAATAAGCACCTTTGAAGTGAAAACTAAGTGATCACCCAATCGAAAGAACCTAGTGACACACAGAACACCCACTGACGAAGGGAACTGCCAATATTAAGAACTCTAGTAAGATTACTATCATATATGTCCAATTCTAGTCTACACGTTTAAAATTCACTTGTCATCTGGGCACTGAGATATCCCTCTACACAAAGCGTGACTCTAACACTGTATCAATTTCCacaataaaaatacttcaaaaaaaatgttgacaaatGGGGGAAAAGCCAACACCCAGAAGAAAGGATTTAATCCAGTATTTATTCCACACTCATGATCGTTCTCTGTAATCAGAATACAAGTCGTAAGAACAATCAAATAATTTGCTGATAATCTTAAATAATGCAGCACAGCATTACTTTTAATACTTCTCTGTTCTAGATTAAGTTTAAAAACTCAAACAGCAATCTTCATTATcaataaaaaaagttttgaattttaaaaaaaggacactatatcaaGCTGTCTCATAATTTAagtttttcccatttataaaaatgctttgGAAGCTTGAGGCTTGAATCTATTTCTCTACTCAtctgccccaccctctcccaATTTCACGTTAGTATAGGGTTGCTGCAAGAATGCTAGGCTTTAgacattaattttttcctttaatatagtactttaaaatctgagaaatttaagaaaaaagattacaTGTCAtgtgttttttcaaataaaaaaaggaaaactaagtgAATAAATTTTAGGCATACTAACAGTGTCCCTTTGAGGTAGAATGCTAAAAGGACTTTTGATCAAATCACAGCCTAATTGAAACCTCGGCATCAGAAACTAACTTGTCCTGAATCTCTCTAAAGTTAACTGTGGAGAATATTAAGTGTAACATATTAACAAGAGCCTTCCAAGATAATATACAGTGGACGAGAATGTTAACCCTACAACTGCTGCCTTCACGTACGCTGAAGCACAGAACTCTCCTATAATAGACATCCAAGATCCATTCTCAAAGTCTTTAGCATTCTATTACGAAAAGCACAGCCATGCTAACTTCAGTACACAAACCATAATCCCACacctacaaaacaaaaatagaattagtGGCAGTTTATTGCCTTATACAAATTTAACCAACATGGCAACCATGCCAaaggaattaaaacattttcaggaCATATGTACAGACTGTACATCTCAAAAacaattaaacaataaaaatgcaagaACAATCTGTGCATcatgtatcaaactcaacaatTGGGTGAAAACATCAATGCAATAAATGGGATTACAAAGGCACTTCCCTacacaaaagaggaaatgaaaatgcagCCTACAGGGAGCTTGAAGAGTGCGTAACTACTGCACAATCTCAActtgggaggaagaaaaagaaagcagattcAATCAAACATTTATAGGATTCAATGTGATccacttttacaaaaaaaatctcacacagtctcatctttgtttttatgttgtttttcttgGCTCTCTGGTTCTATACTTTGGCTCCTTCGACGATCATGTTTGTCAGACTGGTCCTTACTATCACTGTGATCTCGTTTGTGGGAGCGTTCTTTGCTTCTACTAcgctttctagatttttctttgctggggcTATGTTCccgttttcttgatttttcaacacTGTCAGTTCTTCCTTGACTGCCACTTCTACTtcgtttatttgatttttctttactttcatttttatgtttacttGATTTCTCTTTACTCCTGCTTCTGCTTCGTTTCCCTGCATTTCTACTTCTACTCCTacttctgtgtttcctttctctgcttctacTCCTACtgtgttttttctccttcttggaaTCTTTTTTGTCATCTCTATGCCGCCTATCATCTTTATCTTCTTTGTGCTTCTTCTCTTCTACCTCACCCCTACTTCTCCGTTCCTTGGACCGTTCTCTTGATCGCTCTCGCTCCTTTTCTCGGTCATTCCCTCTTTCCTTATCATAGTCACGATCTCGTCTTCtacctctctcattttctttctctctttcccgaTCCCTGTCCCTTCGATCCCCTTTCCTATCCCGACTTCGACTACGACTTCTATGCCTTTCCCTACTCCTGCTACTCCGCCTGCGTTCCAAACCCCGATCAATACTTCGGGATCTTcgcctttctttctccctttctttggcTTCGCGCTCTAGTCGCTGgcgttctttctctctttctaattctCGATCAAAACTAGAAGACCCATGGCCCTCCCGATGATGGCTTCTACTTCTTGATCTTCTTGGGGACCTCCGTGGACTCAGTGATCTCCTTGGAGACCTatatttaagaaaggaagaagaaaatgtcaaCAAATAAAACATATCCTAAAAATTTAACTTTTGTGTTATTTAGATACCCCACTTACACAGACATATTAAAGGTAACTGAAAGACCCGAAAGGCAGAAAATGACCTTTTGGGGTTAAAAGTGACAAACTCGTAAGATGAACAGCATACACAGGATTTCCTGAGAATTTGCCAGATTTCCAAGGACCTCTGTACAAAgcctatttttaaagtaattccaaGAGGTACATTACCTTGAACGCCTGCGTTCAACGTGTCTATCTATTTCCTCAGCaccttccttcccatctttcttgatttttctagGCCGGGTTTTAATCTGTTGATCAATATTCTTCTGAACTGGAACCGGAATTCttggaaacagagtagaaaaccaCTCCAGTTTTGTGAGAAAAGACCGTAGCATTTCTCCAATGGTCATTACACAGCCTCCACCAGCCTTCACATCTAGGTcctataaaaacacaaaagatacCCTAGCCgtcaaaaaaaatcatttcaacatatatatgaatactataaaaatattacCATCTTTGGAAtctcaaatacaaaaaaattctaacaaaaattGTAATTTGTGTACCCTACTAATCTGGTAACAAATGATACAGAGAAATATTTGGGCTTAGTGTGTGCATGCAGGTGAGAACAAATCCTGCAGCCTCATGGGCATAAAGAGCACTGATCTCACTCAGTTAACAGGAATATGCAACAGCCCCTTACATTACTAAACTCTGTGGAACAATAAACTTAAATTAACATTCCACATACCTACTAagtatgtatttctttctgtggACACGTTTGCACACATCATTCCTAGCACTGTAGCCTAACTACATATGAACTACTTCAGACAATCCTGTCTAAAGATTATCTTTTAACAGCTCTAATATAAAATGAAGCCCTAATAAAACTGGAAGCAATAGCAAACCAACTGCCATGAAGCAGTGAGGTTTCTAATTTAGAGttatgtagaaaataaataaatgaacaaataattggAAACGCATAATCCATGATGACCATTGTCTCTGAAAAGGGTCATTACCGCATGAAGGCCTTCTTGCTATGCCCTCTCACAGCTCAGGACATGTTAGTCAGCTATTGTCAGTCCCAAACCTATAGTGCAAGCACACAAGGAAAGTGAGATTTGTTATCTAAACAGGAAAACAAGAGCTAAAGGTAAAACTGCTTGCACTCACACACATTTAAGTGTTCAGATATACAGTATTTCCAAATATAATCGCTGCAGATAtctaaggaagaaaacaataagtTAGCTTAAATAGAGATCCTCAGGTttgtaaatacaataaaaaacagataaattgaaGCATTCAGAAATAAACCTAATACAATACCAATTATGAAGAGGGACatgctttttaaatatagaagGGAGAAGTGCTTTGGCCTGAAAAATctcatctaaaaagaaaaacaactttaaagaTTGTGATTTATCACCTAATACATTTTTTCGCTTCTTCAGAAATATGAACAATTCAGTAAACAGCCCCTGCcaaaaaaatgcagacaaaaatTCTCCATGTCTACAAGAGTGAGATATTTTTAGGTGTGCACATAATAAAAACACGCTAGGAAGATCTCTATTACAACTCTCCTTTAATTCAACaaattctttggataaatgttttaaatgggaCTACTGAAGCACAGCACTCAAAGTTTACTTTATGAACCTTAAAAGACAAAGTGGTGGGGGCATATGTATGGACAATACAGGTTATGTGTTAAGTACCTTTTAAGATCTTGGACTTCACCGTGTTAATACATATATGATTTAAATATGACACAGCAGTGTTTCTGAAAGTAACTTTTGTTTCCTGAACAAATGTAACAAGCTCAACCTTGTTAGCTTGAGTGGCAAACTAGatttataattaaacaaaaaggggcacctggctggctcagttttaagagcatatgactcttaacctcggggtcctgggttcaagccccacactgggtgtggagcttaccttaaaaaaaatctttttgattaaaaaacaagaacctGAAGTActaattttaaggttttcttttggCTTTATAAATAAGTATAACATATTAGGAGTCAGAaagctaaaatttaaatattttgatcatTTTGAATAAATCTTCTAAACTCTCACCCTATTTAAATCCCACCCAGCTCTTCAATTCTGCACTTCTACGCAGGTGGGAGTATTAATTTGTGGAAGAAGTTAAAGCGTACAGAGCTGAAAAGTTCCAAGAGAATAAAGTGCTATAATTAGTATTGTATGCGCATGTCTTAACACCTCAATGTTGAGCATGGCCCACTTAAAAAGTCACTATCAACTGTACAAGTCAAGACCAATGCAAAATACAAAACgccattagaaagaaaaaaatttcaatagtTACCAAAACCATTTAAacaattaagaaataagaaaagaacatttaagaAAGTTAACCTAAGATATATAAAATCCACTAAGTCTTAGTAAAAGGACAGGAATTCCAAGAGTATGAGTGAAATAAATTTAACTacagaaaattctgaaaaacatTAAACCTCcgataaataaaagatataaaaacatgAGAGTAATCAGAAGAAAACTAATTATTACCCTTGTTGACATACCTCTTCATCATCAAGGAAGGATTCAAACCAGTCCCACAGATCTGTAGGGGGCTGTGTGTACCTAGAATTACAAAAGACTGATTAGGCTTCTGTGAattaaaatgatgtatttaaTGGAAATGTAGATAAACGCATGCTTACCTTATATACATAAATCCAAGGGCTCTAATATATGGAGAGTCTGTGTGTGTTATGAGACCCATCACTTGCTTACGAGTTAGCTTCAGAGTAAATAATTTGTATAACAAGCAGAAAGCTGTAGAAACAATTCCTCCTGTTCCAACACCTCGAACCTTTAGGAGAAACAGGTaagaaaaagtagtaaaataaatgatatttaacaCCAACTGATTAATCCCATTAGGTATTAATAACAAGATATAATTCAGAACTAAGAATGGAGCATTAATACACAGCAACTTTCTAACCCCATTCACCAGGCACTTGAATTtaggtcaaaacaaaacaaaacaaacgtcTAAGCTTTGCCAACTGTTATATGAATAACTGTCACTTTTGGTTTCCTAATTTTAAACTTAGTTATCAGacacagaaaaactgaaaaatgcacGTACTTCTACTTACCCCTCCGCACATCCCCGTTTGGCCTGCTGttttcctgcttcctttctccCACGGTTCAACATGCGTGACCTGAAATAGAAAAGAGGAACACAACAAACATTCATACTtcgaattttttaaagaactatgaTTAAAGTAAACCCAAGTCCATAACAGAGCAGCTTCTTCCAAAAGGTTGGAAGCTGGTTATTTTGACatgatacatatattttgtttacatACATTATGTAAACCATCTTTGAAAAACTGCTTAGCTTTTAAAAAGCACCAATAAAACTGCCAGAGTTTAACAGAACCTTAACAGTTTTATGAGCAGAAATCCCATTAAAATAGCTTTGCAGAGAGCTGATACTTGTGGAGCCAAGAGATTTGTAGGAGTCTCATAtacttgtaaaaaatatttaatatatcaaTTTTGTATCTTATGAGttgttaacaaaataaaaattttcattttaaaatggatttaagGCTCCAACTTGAAGCAAAAAGTTTATCAATGAAgtttaagtattttcttaaaaaaaaatttaatacccTTTACGGTGATTTAAAATTctacataaaataaagaaaaatgacttgAAGTATGTATGTTAAAACAGTTACTTCCAATGCAAAATTATGGAActttatttgtacatttttttttttaccatcgaCAGGCATTGTGTTCATTCCTGATTAGAGATGAAATTACAAGGGCCACACCTACACAGATCATTCTTGTTAGTAATTTATTTTCAGCCTAATTATGTGAACCAATTCAATTTTTCCCCAGAATATAAACTGTTAAAAACTGAGTGTGACTAGTCATTACATTAGGTATAATCGATACAGTATCATCTTTTGTTGAGGTGAGTACCCTATAAAAACCACATACTTTAcctaaaaatagcaaagaaagaaTATTAGCTCGATAACATATAACTCAAGGTCTTTTAGAAAGATAAGAtctatatttcttaatttaaaacaaaatcaaaataatatccTGTTCTTTCAGTATgcatttataaaacaatatttttaccCACCCGTGGttacattttaatagttttttttcagTGGCTTCAGACAGAAAAGCATGCATTTAAATGTAAGCACTACACTATTATGCTCAGCACTGCTTTACGGTTTCATTTCCTTCCCCCATTTTGCTGTATGAAAGATGTTTCAATTCCTTAAAGGCTAGCCAAAGGGGCAGATGCAACACGAAATCAACTTAAAACTAGAAGCCTACATATTTCAATGATTATTTAATCTGGACATCTTGATAACAAAGCCTGGATCTTTAGTTTtataactaaatttaaataatttctagaacaatcttgtttcaaaaaacagtatttgaatttgaaaacaaGCTTTTTCCTCTATCACAAGAACATCTTTCTGTATTATTAAACAGAACCTGCTACCAAAAGCA
The nucleotide sequence above comes from Ursus arctos isolate Adak ecotype North America unplaced genomic scaffold, UrsArc2.0 scaffold_12, whole genome shotgun sequence. Encoded proteins:
- the PRPF38B gene encoding pre-mRNA-splicing factor 38B isoform X2; translation: MANNSPALTGNSQPQHQAAAAAAQQQQQCGGGGGGATKPAVSGKQGNVLPLWGNEKTMNLNPMILTNILSSPYFKVQLYELKTYHEVVDEIYFKVTHVEPWEKGSRKTAGQTGMCGGVRGVGTGGIVSTAFCLLYKLFTLKLTRKQVMGLITHTDSPYIRALGFMYIRYTQPPTDLWDWFESFLDDEEDLDVKAGGGCVMTIGEMLRSFLTKLEWFSTLFPRIPVPVQKNIDQQIKTRPRKIKKDGKEGAEEIDRHVERRRSRSPRRSLSPRRSPRRSRSRSHHREGHGSSSFDRELEREKERQRLEREAKEREKERRRSRSIDRGLERRRSSRSRERHRSRSRSRDRKGDRRDRDREREKENERGRRRDRDYDKERGNDREKERERSRERSKERRSRGEVEEKKHKEDKDDRRHRDDKKDSKKEKKHSRSRSRERKHRSRSRSRNAGKRSRSRSKEKSSKHKNESKEKSNKRSRSGSQGRTDSVEKSRKREHSPSKEKSRKRSRSKERSHKRDHSDSKDQSDKHDRRRSQSIEPESQEKQHKNKDETV
- the PRPF38B gene encoding pre-mRNA-splicing factor 38B isoform X1, whose translation is MANNSPALTGNSQPQHQAAAAAAQQQQQCGGGGGGATKPAVSGKQGNVLPLWGNEKTMNLNPMILTNILSSPYFKVQLYELKTYHEVVDEIYFKFTALKLFLLTWIYSAPTCWCFSRSPWARACIDFNVGLVLLVFSIRSRQGNGLTQSCSEARSSPGSQVEVTHVEPWEKGSRKTAGQTGMCGGVRGVGTGGIVSTAFCLLYKLFTLKLTRKQVMGLITHTDSPYIRALGFMYIRYTQPPTDLWDWFESFLDDEEDLDVKAGGGCVMTIGEMLRSFLTKLEWFSTLFPRIPVPVQKNIDQQIKTRPRKIKKDGKEGAEEIDRHVERRRSRSPRRSLSPRRSPRRSRSRSHHREGHGSSSFDRELEREKERQRLEREAKEREKERRRSRSIDRGLERRRSSRSRERHRSRSRSRDRKGDRRDRDREREKENERGRRRDRDYDKERGNDREKERERSRERSKERRSRGEVEEKKHKEDKDDRRHRDDKKDSKKEKKHSRSRSRERKHRSRSRSRNAGKRSRSRSKEKSSKHKNESKEKSNKRSRSGSQGRTDSVEKSRKREHSPSKEKSRKRSRSKERSHKRDHSDSKDQSDKHDRRRSQSIEPESQEKQHKNKDETV